The proteins below are encoded in one region of Microbispora sp. NBC_01189:
- the mads7 gene encoding methylation-associated defense system protein MAD7, with amino-acid sequence MTIVIPKQLRSLEFTELTLVELNDIDVDRLLPHLWELVVKQGRMSSAPKDADDYGRYLGALAANERLEGFDDEHGMKVLDGWLRSSIVRIGAKGRGRSGTQMDYIQPLTIASYRAGLPKTRRHRHAHTLIYHLLIERMKLFGVEAPEKNLRYALEKAIGAGVEIGIDGQWVPQYDGRTDIDINALLSLYFLEEFTPLGAREATSGFRSSVVPGATRGLARDLLDYLVAYGGRLTPSAFVDRFAALISLRLFQLPLRVARATRHVLNTGERSEDMRDDADVANPLELYCDFTRVRGSASDELARQCVLRDLEIMSGFMPDRLLLRSLREAALATLRKRGEEIRNLPMPDSLVAMVGLREDMRINTYADIRIQEIETETEENGTDEDLEFIASVRDSEALSIEQLTTLLVEGLSRTALKNQVGWFSSTGGIKKPYGLITGSPNSRRSWRYAPSDDLMYALLLVSFTTAQGPEVRLRGRMPIVELLKVLRDRFGILIDRPPAAFDSVDNRAAAAANLEAFKRRLRLLGCFDGLSDDFSAQYVRNPLETE; translated from the coding sequence ATGACCATCGTCATCCCAAAGCAGCTGCGCAGTCTTGAATTCACCGAGCTGACGCTGGTGGAGCTCAACGACATCGACGTGGATCGCCTGCTACCACACCTGTGGGAGCTGGTGGTCAAACAGGGCCGGATGTCGTCGGCGCCGAAGGACGCCGACGACTACGGCCGCTACCTCGGTGCGCTCGCGGCCAACGAACGCCTGGAGGGGTTTGACGACGAGCATGGCATGAAGGTGCTTGACGGATGGCTGCGATCGTCCATCGTGCGGATCGGTGCCAAGGGGCGGGGTCGGTCGGGCACGCAGATGGACTACATCCAGCCGCTGACCATCGCCAGCTACCGTGCGGGCCTCCCCAAAACCCGCCGCCATCGCCATGCCCACACTTTGATCTACCACTTGCTCATCGAGCGGATGAAGCTGTTCGGCGTCGAAGCTCCGGAGAAGAACCTCCGATACGCACTTGAGAAGGCGATCGGAGCTGGAGTAGAGATCGGCATCGACGGCCAATGGGTACCGCAGTACGACGGCCGGACCGACATCGACATCAACGCCCTACTGTCGCTGTACTTCCTAGAGGAGTTCACTCCGCTCGGCGCGCGGGAGGCCACTTCTGGATTCCGCAGCAGCGTCGTACCCGGAGCCACTCGTGGGCTGGCCCGCGACCTGCTGGACTACCTCGTCGCCTATGGGGGCCGACTGACTCCGTCGGCCTTCGTCGACCGGTTCGCGGCGCTGATCTCGCTGCGGCTGTTTCAGTTGCCGCTGCGCGTCGCCCGGGCAACGCGGCATGTCCTCAACACCGGAGAACGATCCGAGGACATGAGGGATGACGCCGATGTCGCCAACCCTCTGGAACTGTACTGCGACTTCACTCGGGTACGCGGGTCGGCATCGGACGAGCTGGCCCGTCAGTGCGTGCTGCGGGACCTGGAGATTATGAGCGGCTTCATGCCCGACCGCCTCTTGCTGCGTTCTTTGCGCGAAGCGGCCTTGGCGACCCTTCGGAAGCGCGGCGAAGAGATCAGAAACCTACCGATGCCGGACAGCCTGGTGGCCATGGTCGGCCTGCGGGAGGACATGCGGATCAACACCTACGCGGACATCAGGATTCAAGAGATCGAGACGGAGACGGAGGAGAACGGCACCGATGAGGACCTGGAGTTCATCGCCTCGGTGAGGGACTCCGAAGCGCTTTCCATCGAGCAGCTCACCACTCTGTTGGTCGAAGGATTGTCTCGCACAGCCTTGAAGAACCAGGTCGGGTGGTTCTCGTCCACTGGCGGAATCAAGAAGCCGTACGGGCTGATCACCGGTTCGCCGAACTCCCGCCGATCGTGGCGGTACGCGCCGTCGGACGACCTGATGTACGCCCTTCTCCTGGTCTCTTTCACCACAGCCCAGGGTCCCGAGGTCCGCCTTCGCGGCAGGATGCCCATCGTGGAACTGCTGAAGGTTCTACGCGACCGGTTCGGCATTCTCATCGACCGCCCGCCGGCGGCCTTCGACAGTGTGGACAACCGCGCCGCGGCTGCCGCGAATCTCGAAGCGTTCAAACGCCGGCTCCGGCTGCTCGGCTGCTTCGACGGCCTGAGTGACGACTTCTCCGCCCAGTACGTTCGCAACCCCTTGGAGACAGAGTGA
- a CDS encoding protein kinase domain-containing protein, translating to MAELTVMGEYQGPGERKTAESLARDLPGSWHVIAGRKLSGPRRDDLDLVVVGDHAIFVLDEKAWGPRIELGDQFWRVKGEERRNPLDRTNHLARVLAGQLRSRVPGYGSKVRGRPVIAGIVLSHDTVELVVGPTYADGDAVVRLADAASWLRDQDNACGTGLQAVRDETIAFLLGLPGREPKPERIGPYQVMGEIEPIETARCFHAKDGDRTVILRCYPMHGWGPDASSQGIMERERLALDRLEERDRAWQIHPSFEYEARQWIVVPVVPARGKSLATSLRIDDPLREDGRLPQQVAIDVVTDALRGLSEVHEAGLVHRGLSPRRIFLGRGLRVKFSDFYLARVEGEHTIAPQMSADADPGVPYRAPECRASIANATPASDVYSLALALSGWVLGDLAAEPQVEAVRGAIARTLVVGPVLADCLADDPRERPDAATAVTRIGQIVEAMNKERVTVGETDAAEEFRVGGVVADRYQIKESLGQGGFAHTWRAWDTSAEADRVIKQFHDDAAASHAQQEYKAADRIRHDHCARVYDISRDKPGYLVLEYIPGDNLRDFAAAGSPSPERYRTIALDVLSALAHLHDRNLVHRDVTPTNVIITPEARAKLIDFGVAGRPRATTVVGTPPFMAPELRAAQGATAQSDIYGFAVTMIYTMLGRLPYAGDPARGDDDRERLLPPTDDERQAWGPLGEAMLNVLFTAVHADPAMRPASAEELAAELRLLDEIVTPKGERLVNPVVDNLRGLYRASSVGNSGNRGLDDEFAHRTYVPTLLDTELLPAIARGELRLVLLTGNPGDGKTSFLVKISERLHQDGAQIISENAAGWRMNLNGHTFVAVYDASESHDGKSSDDLMREALDPALAEDPQRRTVLLAINDGRLLQFFTDYEHLYEDDAREVLGQMSGKPAGDETIALVDLKRRTLARRPGDVPSLAGRILDSFTKPEQWKRCESCLSRDICPMVRNAAELRGPARAAVEELVATSHLRRQRRATFRDVRSALAWLITGDRSCDGVHQARERGMDLRRADDALVEDLAFDPRSADYLVREWADLDPANTAAPDVERAARADRSVVADPTAFGDRDRERVQRRLFFGLWSPGGLGRKTVRAYRHLGEFEEALLGSGKRPEEIRGRVLLGLSRLLGAPGYRGGDLAVADQGAGGTWAVLKEIPATEFSLERVEHPSQYVEWRPDALRLDHVSRHSLTLTLDTFELVIRAADGELIGDSAADSVRQEVETFAAALRRSPANAVSIVNPAGTARRAMTVDRRIVLERA from the coding sequence GTGGCTGAATTGACAGTGATGGGGGAGTACCAGGGCCCCGGTGAGCGCAAGACCGCCGAAAGCCTTGCCCGTGACCTCCCCGGCTCCTGGCATGTGATCGCCGGTCGCAAGCTGAGCGGTCCCCGCCGCGACGACCTCGATCTCGTGGTGGTCGGAGACCACGCAATCTTCGTCCTGGATGAGAAGGCCTGGGGGCCGCGCATCGAACTCGGAGATCAGTTTTGGCGGGTCAAGGGGGAGGAACGTCGGAATCCGCTGGATCGGACCAACCACCTGGCACGAGTACTTGCAGGTCAGCTCCGCTCCCGGGTGCCTGGCTACGGATCGAAGGTCCGCGGCCGTCCTGTCATCGCTGGCATCGTCCTGTCGCACGACACCGTCGAGCTGGTGGTCGGCCCGACCTACGCCGACGGGGACGCCGTCGTCAGGCTCGCCGACGCTGCGTCGTGGCTGCGGGACCAGGACAATGCGTGCGGAACCGGGCTGCAGGCGGTGCGGGACGAGACAATCGCCTTCCTCCTCGGTCTGCCTGGACGTGAGCCGAAGCCTGAGCGCATCGGGCCGTACCAGGTGATGGGTGAGATCGAGCCCATCGAAACGGCCCGCTGCTTCCACGCCAAGGACGGCGATCGCACGGTGATCCTCCGGTGCTACCCGATGCACGGATGGGGGCCCGATGCATCATCGCAGGGGATCATGGAGCGAGAGCGGCTCGCCCTCGACCGGCTGGAGGAACGCGACCGCGCCTGGCAGATCCACCCCAGCTTCGAGTACGAGGCGCGGCAGTGGATCGTCGTGCCCGTTGTCCCGGCTCGCGGCAAGAGCCTGGCCACCTCGCTGCGGATCGATGACCCTCTCAGGGAGGACGGTCGGCTGCCGCAGCAGGTGGCGATCGACGTGGTGACCGACGCCCTCCGAGGCCTGTCCGAAGTACACGAAGCGGGGCTGGTGCACCGCGGGCTCTCCCCTCGCCGCATCTTCCTCGGCCGCGGTCTGCGAGTGAAGTTCAGCGACTTCTACCTGGCCCGAGTGGAGGGGGAACACACCATCGCTCCCCAGATGAGTGCCGATGCCGATCCCGGCGTGCCGTATCGCGCGCCGGAGTGCCGCGCCAGCATCGCGAACGCGACACCGGCCTCGGACGTCTACTCCCTAGCGCTCGCGCTCAGTGGCTGGGTGCTCGGTGACCTGGCCGCTGAACCCCAGGTAGAGGCGGTGCGGGGGGCCATCGCACGAACTCTCGTCGTCGGTCCCGTCCTAGCGGACTGCCTTGCTGACGACCCCCGCGAACGTCCGGACGCCGCCACGGCGGTCACGCGGATTGGGCAAATCGTCGAGGCGATGAACAAGGAGCGCGTTACGGTGGGGGAAACTGACGCCGCGGAAGAGTTCCGGGTCGGCGGCGTCGTCGCCGACCGGTATCAGATCAAAGAAAGCCTGGGGCAGGGCGGCTTCGCGCACACTTGGCGGGCATGGGACACCTCCGCCGAGGCCGACCGGGTCATCAAGCAGTTCCATGACGACGCCGCCGCCTCTCATGCTCAGCAGGAGTACAAGGCCGCGGATCGCATCCGGCATGACCACTGTGCCCGGGTATACGACATCAGCCGCGACAAGCCGGGCTACCTGGTACTGGAGTACATCCCTGGCGATAATCTGAGGGACTTCGCCGCCGCTGGCTCGCCGAGCCCGGAGCGGTACCGGACGATTGCCTTGGACGTTCTGTCCGCCCTCGCTCACCTGCACGACCGCAACCTCGTGCATCGTGATGTCACCCCGACCAATGTGATCATCACTCCGGAGGCTCGCGCCAAGCTCATCGACTTCGGAGTCGCGGGCCGCCCACGGGCGACCACCGTGGTCGGCACACCGCCGTTCATGGCCCCGGAACTGCGCGCTGCCCAAGGCGCCACCGCACAGAGTGACATCTACGGGTTCGCGGTCACGATGATCTACACGATGCTGGGGCGCCTCCCCTACGCCGGGGACCCTGCTCGCGGTGACGACGACCGGGAACGGCTGCTCCCGCCTACCGACGACGAACGCCAGGCTTGGGGGCCGCTCGGCGAGGCGATGCTGAACGTACTCTTCACCGCCGTCCACGCCGACCCCGCCATGCGTCCTGCGTCTGCGGAAGAGCTGGCGGCCGAGCTGCGGCTGCTCGACGAGATTGTCACGCCGAAGGGTGAGCGTCTGGTCAACCCGGTGGTGGACAACCTGCGTGGCCTCTACCGGGCCAGCAGCGTGGGCAACAGCGGTAATCGCGGCCTGGACGACGAGTTCGCGCACCGGACCTACGTGCCGACCCTGTTGGACACCGAGCTGCTGCCCGCGATCGCCCGGGGTGAGCTGCGCCTGGTGCTGCTAACCGGCAACCCCGGTGACGGCAAGACGTCGTTCCTGGTGAAGATCAGCGAAAGACTCCACCAGGATGGTGCACAGATCATCAGCGAGAACGCCGCCGGATGGCGGATGAACCTGAATGGTCACACGTTCGTGGCCGTCTATGACGCCAGCGAGTCGCACGATGGAAAGTCCTCCGATGATCTGATGCGCGAGGCGCTGGACCCGGCTCTGGCAGAGGACCCGCAGCGGCGCACCGTCCTGCTCGCGATCAACGATGGGCGGCTGCTGCAGTTCTTCACCGACTATGAGCACCTGTACGAGGACGATGCTCGTGAGGTTCTCGGCCAGATGTCGGGGAAGCCAGCCGGCGATGAAACGATCGCGCTGGTGGACCTGAAGCGGCGCACCCTGGCCCGCAGGCCCGGCGATGTCCCCAGCCTTGCTGGTCGAATCCTGGACAGCTTCACTAAGCCGGAGCAGTGGAAGCGGTGTGAGAGTTGTCTGTCCCGGGACATCTGCCCCATGGTGCGGAACGCCGCCGAGCTGCGCGGCCCGGCGCGGGCGGCCGTCGAGGAGCTCGTCGCCACTTCGCATTTGCGGCGCCAGCGCCGCGCCACGTTCCGTGACGTGCGCTCGGCTCTGGCCTGGCTGATCACAGGCGACCGGTCCTGCGACGGGGTGCATCAGGCTCGCGAACGGGGCATGGATCTGCGCCGGGCCGATGACGCCCTTGTCGAGGACCTGGCCTTCGACCCCCGCTCGGCCGACTACCTGGTGCGGGAGTGGGCCGACCTGGACCCAGCGAACACCGCGGCGCCGGATGTGGAGCGGGCCGCCCGCGCCGACCGGTCGGTGGTGGCCGACCCGACGGCCTTCGGTGACCGGGACCGTGAGCGAGTCCAGCGACGGCTCTTCTTCGGCCTCTGGAGCCCTGGTGGGTTGGGACGCAAGACCGTCCGAGCTTATAGGCATCTCGGCGAGTTCGAGGAGGCCTTGCTCGGTTCCGGTAAACGGCCTGAGGAGATCCGTGGCCGGGTCCTGCTAGGACTGAGCAGACTGCTGGGCGCGCCAGGTTACCGGGGTGGTGACCTGGCCGTGGCCGACCAGGGGGCTGGCGGTACGTGGGCGGTGCTCAAGGAGATCCCCGCAACGGAGTTCTCCCTCGAACGGGTGGAGCACCCTTCTCAATACGTCGAGTGGCGTCCGGATGCACTCCGGCTCGATCACGTCAGCAGGCACTCCCTCACCCTCACCTTGGACACCTTCGAGCTGGTGATACGGGCGGCTGACGGGGAGCTGATCGGGGACAGTGCCGCCGACTCCGTCCGTCAGGAGGTCGAGACGTTCGCCGCCGCGCTGCGGCGGAGCCCGGCCAATGCCGTCAGCATAGTCAACCCCGCAGGGACGGCACGTCGTGCGATGACCGTCGACCGGCGCATCGTCTTGGAGCGAGCATGA
- a CDS encoding helicase HerA domain-containing protein: protein MNAELPRMLIDRIAGHLGSRLAQRQPGHCVRVDDLSTVDAHAVADEVERHRIECQVHVLAHLEPRHPLEIGADRAIELRNRKGRPLLLLVPAGAGHAASSLDNSFEPLPLITLLTTVTETLEKELSATAVAALVNEVKRVLGRTRQVETWARFLGAVAADPSAHTVGRELWQVGLVPDLGDDGIQARLRRNAKAVAAVARPTRPTARVVDRLAEGEVKAGSFRQELLAFLERQPAGMLANPVTWGREIKERHAGRLTFEHWPLTEVQQAGLEKIKVTPFRRDDGKVDPQCKLRLSDDDGQLYCDVAPDQPGQVTVKWATEPSKTTSVASWRVEMLPPSDLRTTDTPPVATTKVKGDKRRATLRVDLGEDDLATGTLFVIRVRAQDADGNDLDLHDEKAAAESDQFEVRLHEHMPPSVLRAAGAASLPEAVLTIAIDSGGDLTEGTPAWDAARQVFDLRVGSRRAQIKASRVIVELQRRMLKSPDVFAFDVHSPLGEPIDPAEAEQRPLEIPQTLADRRRKLLTTLEARTPRDVVEMLSWDDELRDQVRSYVQSYRRILDNAAPQTRFALLTMDTLAVRVGTATDEVRGLVLLPTHPLRLAWAAAHDQLLREWAGEVAQEGKRRSNRAGRVDQAMVSRLSPSNMPFVMVDRDGKALVYTEELTHGTALYLPPDVKEPQSASDVICGAIEIARDNVDLSVSAQALGDRIRSYRDAHPGTGTLRIMAVNPGSGSVLRRALQPLVLPDEAPEQDGPPPHDPQRLELIAYSDRLSYTDPVADLRELQRSVASGEIRRTATHLVPSMGLSARDLGRLAEDREGHHLALVQDMARGQVTDPAAEAGPWTTTFQDLLTPLRSERAPDGSAMWFVTPALKPRGAGRLEADIVGAHRAHQAAVAAHLGLRAAVPALAIQLDPQDLRRLRAAHNRADWVVTLDRGIGPELFEEATTDEPDDSRYLLDYTPDFLEGLGKKLTVTTAHHGEVRRILGEAMWALGLAQDEKSVSHALSRLLLVSGRLVLRLLRETSLSVEAVSLAAVMAHLELRGQLDGRIVVPIDAHPEIFGVRSGNEDEPARRCDLLLVSVTQRSLRIECIEVKGRRAAQLPEALADDIVDQLENTERVLQRQFFAVDPPRVDGALQRSRLAGLLHYYAERSARHGLIEAGRLTELHRNIDRIEESAEPAEIGKTGYVISPGGAAGFPAKHRDVSIKVLTAGDLGKAGFTTVGGAATPPSPETPPESSQSTDSSPAAAGEAAVEDSASDAFSQAPDGDSAPVIFENAEQDEPAKPWPSTVEVELGRDAGGAPVVWNISTKGSPHAFVLGIPGQGKSVTTRRIIGEFAGQGLPSLIVDFHGDMAAAPPPGAQVIDAAEGLPFSPFELPSAETRSRTETAWEVAEIIGYVCGLGEIQRSHVYDGLRSAYEIAGGVPSMQQFAAAVEQAEQAARGRNARDRIRPLTDFGLFPDEPSDTFLASWNSGAVVDLSRLNLETVQLAAGAFLLRKIYREMFRWGQADVLRLAVILDEAHRLAKDITLPKLMKEGRKYGVPVVVASQGTADFHRDVLGNAGTKIIFRTNYPESKTTAGFLRSREGQDLSQQIEQLGVGSAYVSTPDHVRARKVYMHR, encoded by the coding sequence GTGAACGCAGAGCTGCCGCGGATGTTGATCGACCGCATCGCGGGCCACCTGGGGAGCCGCCTGGCACAGCGGCAGCCGGGACACTGCGTCCGGGTCGACGACTTGTCCACCGTGGACGCTCATGCCGTCGCCGACGAGGTCGAACGCCACCGCATCGAATGCCAGGTTCACGTGCTCGCGCATCTCGAGCCGCGGCACCCACTGGAGATCGGAGCCGACCGGGCGATTGAACTGCGCAACCGCAAGGGCCGTCCGCTGCTGCTGCTCGTTCCGGCAGGCGCGGGCCATGCGGCCAGTTCGCTGGACAACTCCTTCGAACCACTGCCGCTGATCACCTTGCTCACGACGGTCACTGAGACCCTCGAGAAAGAACTGTCGGCGACCGCCGTGGCCGCGCTGGTCAACGAGGTCAAGCGGGTTCTCGGGCGCACTCGCCAGGTTGAGACTTGGGCCCGCTTCCTGGGCGCGGTCGCGGCGGACCCGAGTGCCCACACGGTCGGCCGTGAGCTGTGGCAGGTCGGGCTTGTCCCCGATCTGGGGGACGACGGAATCCAGGCACGGCTGCGGCGCAATGCGAAGGCGGTCGCAGCAGTTGCCCGGCCAACGCGGCCGACCGCACGGGTCGTTGACCGCCTGGCCGAGGGAGAGGTGAAGGCCGGCTCGTTCCGGCAGGAACTGCTGGCGTTTCTCGAGCGGCAGCCAGCCGGGATGTTGGCCAACCCGGTCACGTGGGGCCGTGAGATCAAGGAGCGTCATGCAGGGAGGCTGACGTTTGAACACTGGCCGCTTACGGAGGTCCAGCAGGCCGGCTTGGAGAAGATCAAGGTAACTCCGTTCCGCCGGGACGACGGTAAGGTTGATCCTCAGTGCAAGCTCCGGCTGTCGGACGATGACGGTCAGCTTTACTGCGACGTCGCACCTGACCAGCCTGGCCAGGTGACCGTCAAGTGGGCGACCGAGCCGTCCAAGACGACCTCGGTCGCGTCGTGGCGGGTGGAGATGCTGCCTCCGTCCGACCTCCGTACGACTGATACGCCGCCGGTGGCCACCACGAAGGTAAAGGGCGACAAACGGCGGGCGACGCTGCGAGTGGACCTCGGAGAGGACGACCTCGCCACGGGTACGCTGTTCGTGATCCGTGTCCGTGCACAGGACGCCGACGGCAACGACCTCGACCTGCACGATGAGAAGGCAGCGGCCGAAAGCGACCAGTTCGAGGTCAGACTGCACGAGCACATGCCCCCGTCCGTCCTACGCGCGGCGGGTGCCGCTTCCCTCCCTGAGGCGGTGCTCACCATCGCGATCGACTCTGGCGGAGACCTGACCGAGGGCACTCCGGCATGGGACGCTGCCCGTCAGGTGTTCGATCTCCGGGTCGGCAGCCGTCGCGCTCAGATCAAGGCTTCGCGGGTGATCGTCGAGCTCCAGCGCCGGATGCTCAAGTCCCCCGATGTGTTCGCCTTCGACGTCCACTCTCCGCTTGGCGAGCCGATCGACCCGGCCGAGGCGGAGCAGCGCCCGCTGGAAATCCCACAGACCCTGGCCGATCGCCGCCGGAAGCTGCTCACCACCCTCGAGGCACGCACACCCCGAGATGTGGTCGAGATGCTGAGCTGGGACGACGAACTTCGCGACCAGGTACGAAGCTATGTGCAGAGCTACCGCCGAATCCTGGACAATGCCGCACCGCAGACGCGTTTCGCGCTCCTGACGATGGACACGCTGGCGGTCCGGGTCGGCACCGCGACTGACGAGGTGCGGGGGCTCGTCCTGCTACCCACCCACCCGCTGCGCCTGGCTTGGGCGGCGGCGCACGACCAGTTGCTGCGCGAATGGGCTGGCGAGGTCGCCCAGGAGGGGAAACGTAGGTCGAACCGGGCCGGGCGGGTCGACCAGGCGATGGTGTCCCGACTGTCGCCCTCCAACATGCCGTTCGTCATGGTCGATCGTGACGGGAAGGCGCTCGTCTACACCGAGGAACTGACCCACGGAACGGCCCTCTACTTGCCTCCGGATGTCAAGGAACCACAGTCCGCCTCGGACGTCATCTGCGGGGCGATTGAGATCGCCCGTGACAACGTGGATCTGTCGGTCTCCGCCCAGGCGCTCGGTGACCGCATCCGCAGTTACCGGGACGCTCATCCTGGCACCGGGACACTGCGGATCATGGCAGTCAACCCAGGTTCGGGGTCGGTACTGCGCAGGGCCCTGCAACCGCTCGTTCTGCCTGATGAGGCACCCGAACAGGACGGCCCGCCGCCGCACGATCCGCAGCGCCTTGAACTCATCGCCTACAGCGACCGGCTTTCCTACACTGACCCGGTCGCCGATCTGCGTGAGTTGCAGCGGTCCGTCGCTTCAGGCGAGATCCGGCGCACCGCCACGCACCTGGTACCTTCGATGGGCTTGTCCGCCCGCGATCTGGGCCGCCTGGCCGAGGACCGCGAGGGACACCACCTCGCCCTGGTGCAGGACATGGCCCGTGGCCAAGTCACCGACCCGGCAGCGGAGGCCGGCCCATGGACCACGACTTTCCAGGATCTGCTCACCCCGCTGCGTTCGGAGCGCGCGCCTGACGGCTCCGCCATGTGGTTCGTGACGCCGGCGCTGAAGCCGCGCGGTGCCGGTCGGCTGGAGGCCGACATTGTGGGGGCGCACCGCGCACACCAGGCCGCCGTTGCCGCCCATCTGGGCCTGAGGGCAGCCGTACCGGCGCTGGCGATCCAGCTGGATCCGCAGGATCTGCGCAGGCTCCGTGCCGCCCATAACCGCGCGGATTGGGTCGTCACCCTGGACCGGGGGATCGGCCCGGAGCTGTTCGAGGAGGCGACCACCGACGAACCGGACGACAGCCGTTACCTTCTCGACTACACGCCGGACTTTCTCGAAGGGCTCGGCAAGAAGCTCACCGTCACCACCGCGCATCACGGTGAAGTACGGCGCATCCTGGGTGAGGCCATGTGGGCCCTCGGCCTGGCTCAAGATGAGAAGTCGGTGTCGCATGCGCTCAGCCGACTACTGCTAGTCTCCGGCAGGCTCGTGCTGCGCCTGCTTCGGGAAACCTCGCTGTCCGTCGAGGCGGTCAGTCTGGCCGCTGTCATGGCGCATCTCGAGCTTCGCGGGCAGCTCGACGGCCGAATCGTGGTGCCCATTGACGCGCATCCGGAGATCTTCGGCGTGCGGTCCGGGAATGAGGACGAACCGGCTCGGCGATGTGACCTACTGCTCGTCAGCGTCACCCAGCGTTCGTTGCGTATCGAGTGCATCGAGGTGAAGGGACGGCGTGCGGCACAGCTGCCGGAGGCCTTGGCCGACGACATCGTCGACCAGCTTGAGAACACCGAAAGGGTGCTGCAACGCCAGTTCTTCGCCGTCGACCCGCCGCGGGTGGACGGCGCCCTGCAACGTTCTCGGCTGGCCGGGCTGCTCCACTACTACGCGGAACGGTCCGCCCGCCATGGTCTCATCGAAGCTGGTCGGCTCACCGAGCTACACCGCAACATCGACCGGATCGAGGAATCGGCCGAGCCCGCCGAGATCGGGAAGACGGGGTATGTCATCAGCCCAGGCGGCGCCGCCGGTTTCCCCGCTAAGCACCGAGACGTGTCGATCAAGGTTCTGACTGCGGGTGACCTCGGCAAAGCTGGCTTCACCACGGTAGGTGGTGCGGCCACTCCACCAAGCCCGGAAACACCTCCTGAGTCGTCGCAGAGCACCGACTCATCACCGGCCGCTGCCGGGGAAGCCGCCGTGGAAGATTCGGCAAGCGATGCGTTCTCTCAGGCACCCGACGGCGACAGTGCGCCTGTCATCTTCGAAAACGCCGAGCAAGACGAACCCGCTAAGCCCTGGCCCTCCACGGTCGAGGTAGAGCTGGGCAGAGATGCCGGGGGCGCACCTGTCGTCTGGAACATCAGCACGAAGGGGAGCCCACACGCCTTCGTCCTGGGCATACCAGGCCAGGGCAAGTCAGTGACCACCCGAAGGATCATTGGCGAGTTCGCCGGTCAGGGGCTGCCCTCGTTGATCGTGGACTTCCACGGCGACATGGCGGCGGCCCCTCCACCGGGAGCCCAGGTCATCGACGCCGCGGAGGGGTTGCCGTTCAGCCCCTTCGAACTGCCGTCGGCGGAGACACGCTCGCGCACTGAGACCGCGTGGGAGGTCGCCGAGATCATCGGATACGTCTGCGGCCTGGGCGAGATCCAGCGCAGCCATGTCTACGACGGGCTAAGGAGTGCCTACGAGATCGCCGGGGGCGTCCCCAGCATGCAGCAGTTCGCTGCCGCAGTGGAACAAGCGGAACAGGCGGCACGTGGCCGGAACGCTCGGGACCGCATCCGGCCCTTGACTGACTTCGGCTTGTTCCCGGACGAACCATCGGACACCTTCCTGGCCTCCTGGAACAGCGGAGCGGTCGTTGACCTGAGCCGACTCAACCTGGAAACCGTGCAGCTCGCGGCCGGGGCCTTCCTGCTTCGGAAGATCTACCGGGAAATGTTCCGCTGGGGACAGGCGGACGTCCTGCGGCTGGCCGTCATACTGGACGAAGCCCACCGGCTGGCAAAAGATATCACCCTGCCGAAGCTGATGAAGGAAGGGCGCAAGTACGGCGTCCCCGTGGTGGTCGCCAGCCAGGGAACGGCGGACTTCCACCGGGACGTCCTCGGTAATGCTGGTACCAAGATCATCTTTCGAACGAACTATCCGGAATCCAAGACCACAGCCGGCTTCTTGCGTAGTCGGGAAGGGCAGGACCTGAGCCAGCAGATCGAGCAGCTTGGAGTCGGCAGCGCGTACGTGTCAACTCCAGATCACGTGCGAGCCCGCAAGGTTTACATGCACCGCTGA